Within the Musa acuminata AAA Group cultivar baxijiao chromosome BXJ2-9, Cavendish_Baxijiao_AAA, whole genome shotgun sequence genome, the region aagccttctgccatccaatatcctaacatgatctcctccggtgcaacgtcaattcctcctacgttaattgtctaatcctgatcgagtagacctacatcactcaaaatgcagttaaacatataaacacaatcaattagtttcatcatcaaaatccgagattcaataggaagAACACCGACATATTCATGTGGTCCCCCGAAGAGATGCTTGGGATCGATCCAGAGGTGGCGTAACACCGGCTCAATGTTGACCCTGAGGTGCGGTCGGTAAAGCAAAAACTAAGAAGGTTTGCCCCCGATAGGTAGAAGGTGATCCGAGACGAGGTCGATCGCCTTATAAAGGCCGGGTTCTTCACCGAGGTTAAATACCCGACGGTTGTCTAATGTAGTCCTCATCAAGAAGCCTAATGGAAGTTGGAGAATGTGTATTGATTACACCGATCTGAACCGGGCATGTCCCAAGGACTGTTATCCGCTCCCCAGGATAGACCAACTAGTTGACACCACCGCAGGCCATGAACGCCTTACGTTCCTAGATGCGTTCTCCGACTATAACCAAATCTGGATGGTGACCCAAGACCGAGAAGACACTGCCTTTATCACCAATCGGGGGGTATATTATTAcaaggtgatgccttttggcttaaagaACGCTAGCGCGACTTACCAAAGAATGATCGATAAACTTTTCAAACATCAACTCCGGAGGAACATGGAGGTATACATagatgacatgattgtaaaaagcaaGATTGCTGGGACACATTTGCTCGACCCGACGGAAACGTTCCAAACGCTCAGGCGGTTCAACATGCGTCTGAACCCAACAAAGTGCATCTTCGGGGTCAGCTAGGGGAAGTTCCTTGGCTTCATCATTCACTAGTGGGGGATAGATGCCAACCCAGAGAAGGTGCACGTCGTTACCGAGATGCACTCCCCCCACTCAGTCAAAGAGGTACAACGACTTGCCGAGAGGTTGGTAGCGCTCAGCAGGTTCGTGTCGCGTTCAGGCGataagtgcctccccttcttctagGTTTTGCGACGGGCCGGCAACTTCACTTGGACCCTGGAGTGCGAGGAGGCCTTCGAAAAGTTGAAGGAGTGCCTTGCCCGCTTACCCCGACTCCTGGTCACTTCAGATCGCTCACGACTAGCGACCTGTCAGCGCCCCAAGCTCGATTCCTCCCCGGGATGCTCCAGATCACTCCCGACTAGCGACTCATCAGCACCCAAGCTCGATTCCTACCCGGGTTACTCCAGATCATTCCCGACTAGCGACCCGTCAGCACCCAAGCTCGATTCCTCCTCGGGTCGCTCCCGACTAGCAACCCGCTAGATTCAATttagagccgagctcacaaactcggtccccaaacccaattcggagctgagcccacgaactcggtccccagactcaattcggagtcgagctcacaaaCTTGATCCACATACTCGATACGGAGCCAGGCTCATAAGCTcgatccccagactcaattcggaacCAAACTTATTCGGTCCCAAGGTCCAATTCAGAGTTGAATATACCCACTCGGCCCCCAGATCTAGCGCTTGTCCGAATTGCGCTAAATCACTCTCGGTTTgtgacccgtcggcaccaaaactCGAGCCCGAACGGAGTCACTTGGCCCACAGGCCCAACTCCAATTACTTGGCCCGAGCcatgcatctcggccaatccaacgcccgagttGCATCTCGACTAATCCAATGCCCAaatcgcatctcggccaatctaacgcccgagtcgcatcttggcCAATCCAACGCCCAAATCGCATCTCGGCTACTCCAACGCCCAaatcgcatctcggccaatccaatgcccgagtcgtACCTCGGCCAAGTCAACGCCCGAGCCACCCCTCAGCACACCTCGGCCACTCCAACGACCGAGCCACACCTTGCAGCTAATTTAACACCTGAGTCGTATCCCGTTATCTAAGTCACCCCACGATAACCTCAACGCTTTGATTTCGCTTCGTCAGGCCTCTACCATTCAATTAGCAAGGTCCCCCCCTAaatcaccgcccagtccggcggttccaccgcccaacctttcgagttctgggcggtgccatcgcccgaccctacgggtcactaaatgggcttcaaatctagcccaaaccaggTAATAtcaagcctagttggcccctaaccaggatataggattatcccttaatcctaaccctaattacatgcaaactatgcaactgaaaatatagtcctaagcaagttttaaactggcaaacgtcgagtctccttccggcgagcttttcggtgatcttccagcggacttccgatacaccctcggatttcttccggcggactcccagcaggctcccgatcttgtggcgagtttagtgagtagccaagccttctcgatgatctccgcaaacctccgacgatctcttcggcggacttccaaacacttcgacaagtccccaatttcttctcggttggttccggcaatatctccgacaaatcttcggactctcgaacacccatcaaacttgaatccggtagacttgctttatgtcttcaagctatcgtagttaatcctgcacatgtaaaacaaaacttcgatctagacaattaatcctaagcaattaatcaagttgtccgacatgtcattggtccctcgacacttcatctgattctttggtgcattgtcctctcttgcgacctattgcccaatcgaccagttgactccacaactccgatatccttagcgcaatacccgctcttcttggcctgatgcctgaatccactacccgaagccttctgtcgatacgtcgattgatccaccggcccgacgtccaatattctaacatgttcccccggcccaacatgatttttctgctttaattgtctcatcttgatcaaagcatcctgcgtcactcaaaacgtagattaaatcataaacacatatcaagtgatttcattgttaaaatatgagattcaacagctcgtcggaggggccaaagtcgggaagcacCCGATGAAGGTCGTTTTGCAGGGAGGTGGTCACCCCCGAGCGGCGGGCGTCTTCACCTCAAAGTCATCATCTGGTACGCATAAGAGGGTGGTCCGTCGGTTCGGATCCCAATCAACGCCAACCTACACCTCCCACCCCAAGGGCGCATCCACGTCGCGAAGAGAGATTGCCAACCACCTCGAGGACAAGAGGACACATCCGCCACAAAGAGGCACTCAAGAGGACTCGGAGCGCCAACCCCCAGCCACTCGCGAGGACTCAACCGACCCTGTCGATCCAACCCTCGCCCGAGACACTCAAGAGGCAcagccacctcatcatcctactcatTCCAGAAGTTCCCGATGTCGGCCCGTGGACCGAACCAGCCATACTATCTCCATACCTTTAAAgagtttttaaataatataaaaattggaCTAATCAAGAAATTAATCCAAGAAAATTGGAGTTTTTTTTCCTAGCGACACTCTCGTACTATTAGACAAAGTATTTGTGCATCCTTTAGTATTTCTTACGTGTCATTATTGTTGTTCAATTACCTCGATGCTATGATTTCTCCATGTCATCTCTCCTTTTCTACTTTTTTAATTTAACATTCAAGGAATCCAAATTAAAATGGTAACTAAGCTTATCTAAATTATCCCAAGCTGATTGTCTTATTTTGAAAAAATTGGTATCCATACCTTTTGTGGTTTTGGATGCTCAAGAAAGATCTAAGGTTACGTTTAAGAatacatttatattttttaatatatatttgagtAAACGTGCAAATGTTTTAAGTGTTTGACATaaaaactatattttaaatatttatagtctaaatataacataaaataatcatataatataaaataatttttaaaattaataaataaatatttagacttgtaagaaaaggataatataaaAATTGAGAGAAGGGATAAGGAAATAAGAAAATGAATGTTACAGATTCTATTATATAGTAGTAATCTTGTATTTTTCTGTAAGGtacttttgaaatttgaaaaattattttatcatatcCCTAAAATAATATCCAAGAGATGTGAATATATCGTAAAATAAACTTAGGATTCAAAACATAAAATTTGAGGAtataaaaagtatttaaatttcaTTCACACACTATAAATCCTATCGAATTCATAATCCTTCAACATATCACTTGATAACGCTACaaaacccaaaactaactcaagacTATTAACAACCACTTATAAACTCAAGATCAATAAAACACTATAATTATAAAACCATCCATTTATCATAGTAGATGTTGATaaaattagaaatattaaaaaaaataagcatTAACTTGTATGACTATTATAGTACTAGCTATAACAAAAAGCATGCTACCTATGAAACTTCTATATCATTAGATCAATTTAGTgaggatactaaaatttttaagagagAATACTATTACtacaaagataaaaataaataaaaaaatccaaGGGGATCCTCAGGCTAGAACTTCGAGCCTAACATGTATCTAATAACTTTTTTTAAGTTTAGTGATACACTGTCAGTATGaacttttttattcttaaatgatAAGCGTCATACGTAATAACATTTTTAATTTTAACAAAAAACGTATATTAAATACTAACGACTATAGTATCAATGGTAGTTGTCGCCTTTAGCATGAGAGGATAAATTCCAGATAAAATTAGATCGAGTATTACTTTTGAATTAGTTGAAGCTCAAGCATTCAATTAAACAAAGATGACAAAACAAAACTAAGAGATAATCTATAAAGACAACGACCTCATATTCGACATATCAATCGAAGGGGTTATCACAATGTCTGACATCGATAGCAATTAAATATTATAGTTTTATCTAATTTTATATCTAAATTTTTTGATCACGTCATTACACATTTACACTTATTATGGAtgtacattaaattttttaaaattttaaaataaaattataattttttaaaaaatatataaaaaaaaattgtcagTTTTAACTATAATCCAACCAGAACCAAAACGGAAGGTTCCATTTTCGATTCCAAATTGGCCCTTATTAGTTTGATTTTGGTTTCAGATTTTTTCAAATCAAAATCCATAATTTCCAAACTGTGATTAGGATGAATCCTTGGAGATCGGTGGAGTGAGTTTTTTTCGCTAACCAACCGATGAAGAAGGGGAACACATAGTGGTTGGATGCAAGGTTGCAAACGAGGGGGGAAGCTTATACAATTAAGTATTTGCTATTATGGAAGACATTCAGGTGGCTATTGCAGAGGTTGTTTCTCGTACAGAGGTTAAAATTGATGCCAAACAGATCGTTAGCATCCTTAGTAAGGAGGAAAAATCACTTTGAAAATACACCAATTTTGTTGGAAACCTTTTTGAATGTTTAAACAAAATTTAAGTGTGTAAAATCGCACATGTTTTTAGAGAAATTAATCGCTATGCTAATTGATTTTATGAAGTGAAATTAGGATGACGGGATTTAGAGATCAAATCGGTCTTCAGTTTTGTCCTCCTTTTTGAGCTTTGATCTGCATAGCTAAGCGTGTCTTATGTCTTTAAATTAATGAAaagctcttcttttttttttttgaaaaaaaatcaaaactatatatatatatatatatatatatatatattaatcattaAATTTCTAAAAGAATATGGTCCCTCTATGAGTGTAAATTGGACATTAGATTTGGACACTTCAGTAACTGGTGGGAAgaataatgctcttctcactaaaaGAAAAAGCTCTTATTGCTTATTGGAATGCTGGAAATGAAATCATATCTAATAGTGCAGCCTTCTTGATACTCTATTGTTTACTGAGCAATTATTTATGTGATGATTGAGATGGATTTCTATATATCTCAAGGTAAGAGAGGAGGGGTGatcagtacccaataccagtgccaTGGAAAAAACCTATTGCACGATGAGTGAAGCCGCATGCTAATGGGGCTTATCATGATCGATCTATCAATCTGTGATACGGTTGTTCTATTTTGAACTGTTGCGGGTTCATCTGGTATTATATATAATAAGCTGACGGTCAACTTTGAGAGCATCAAGCATtctatcaataatgacactttggAAATTGAATCTGACGATGCTGATTTCGTGGGAGAGTCAGTCACCTCTATGGTTGTCTCGCTGACACTTAATATTTTCTGCTGGCTTAACAAAGTTAAttcttttatatgtttaacttaaaTTAACTATTGCAAATAAGTATCGAAGAAAATAAAAAGGGAACTCCAATGCCACCAAGGAAACTAGAGAAGAAAACAACGTATAAATTAATTGATTTGAATGATAAAAATATGTTTTAGATATTTAAACACGGACATGAGTGCATACAGCATATTGTCATTGTAAAATTGTTCGAATTGTTCTCTTCTCTCTGTCGCGCCGCGCCGCGCCCTCCCATTCCAAACAGAAAGAGCGAGTGGGGTATGTAAACGGACGGGCTTCCACCTCTTCCCTCTTAGGGTTTCCGCTTAGGCTCTCGATGCGCGCCCCAACTCCCCATCTCGCAGCGATCACAGCCCCGATCGCCGTCTCTTAGGGCTTCCTCTCACAGATCCGATCTCTCCGCTGGATCGATGGAGTTCACGGACGCCTACAAGCTAACGGGCCCTTGCTGCTTCTCCCCCAACTCCCGGTACCTCGCTGTTGCTGTCGATTACCGCCTTGTCATCCGCGATGTCGTCTCTCTCAAGGTAAACAAGTCGATTGCGGCATCTCATTGCGGTTTACTTATAAAATGTACAAGTGGAAATTGCGAATTACTGTTCTTTCTTTCATCTCAAAGTAACATATACTTTTTTAGTTGGCTTAAATTCTTGAGACGATGAGATTGAACGCAGACAATAGCATCTCCGTCAATAAAATTTTATGCGTAATGTTGTGGATAGTTTTATCATGGACCCTCTCTCTTTGTTTTAGCTTACAAGTCTTATTTCTTATGCTATTATCTTCAGATTCCTAAAAGGGATGATAGCAAATTATTAGCTAATGTTGGTAAACTTATTTATGATGAATGGAGCTGACTTTATGACTACTGCAGAAAGCCATTTCCTTTCTCTTTAGTGAGCTTAACATGCTGCTGAGCCAATTATTGGAATTAGGACAAAGCATGACTCCATGCATCCAATCAACCAACTAAAGAACGATGAGAAAAGAAAAACTCATCTTTCAGCTGTTATTGGGAAAACAtatatcctttttttattttttttctttgtgctCTTTCCCTTGTCATATTTCAATTGATTTACTCTTCTTACATCTTGATTCAGGTTATACAACTCTATTCATGTGTTGACAAAATAAGTTACATTGAATGGGCCCTGGACTCAGAATACATACTCTGCGGTCTCCACAAAAGACCAGTGGTACAAGCATGGTCGTTAACACAACCAGAATGGACCTGCAAAATAGATGAAGGCCCTGCTGGAATCGCATATGCACGATGGAGCCCTGACAGCCGTCACATACTGACCACATCAGAGTTTCAAGTGAGGTTGACTGTTTGGTCACTGCTTAACACTGCCTGTGTTCATGTGCAGTGGCCAAAACATGCTTCAAAAGGTGTTTCTTTTACTCAAGATGGAAAGTTTGCTGCTGTATGTACGAGGCGTGATTGCAAAGATTATATTAATTTGCTTTCCTGTCATACATGGGAAATTATGGGCACATTTGCTGTTGACACAATAGATTTAGCAGGCATTGAATGGTCCCCAGATGACAGTTCCATCGTGATCTGGGACTCTCTTCTTGAATATAAGGTAGTcaattttgtgatttttttagGAGCTTTGGTAGTCTTATTATATATAACTTCCATGTTTTCTGTTCTTTATTCGTTTCTTCAGACCAAGAATTTTAGTAGTTTTATTTTGAGAAGTTGGTTTTGAGAACAACTACAGAATGATAGTTTCCTTGAAGGGCAATTTATTGATAAGATGCACTTTAGAATTCTTATGGCCCTACTGTAGATAAGTGTTAAGTAAATCTTGTTGGACTACATGTAGTCTCATCTGTAGTCTTAATAATATGCTATAGTGTCAAGAAAAGGCAAAATTCTCATAAACATTTTGTATTCCTATATCTGGAGAATTGATTGCTTTCTTGTTTTTCTATCTCCTGCATGTAAAGCTTCTATTTCTATATTTTGTAATTTGCAAGCCCATCTAACATACGCATTTGCTGATAATGCTGTGCATGATACAGGTTCTGATTTATTCTCCAGATGGGAGATGCCTGTTCAAGTATCAGGCATATGAGAGTGGTTTAGGGGTCAAAACTGTTGCCTGGTCTCCGTGTGGCCAGTTTTTAGCTGTCGGTAGTTTTGATCAGATATTAAGGGCTCTCAACCACTTGACCTGGAAAAATTTTGCTGAATTCACACATGTAACAACCATTCGCAGTCCTTGTAATGCAGTTGTTTTCAAGGTAAAATTCTACTTCTCTTGTGTTGTTGTTTGTCAGACTAACAAATAGTTTATATCTGAaacatgtatgtatatttatgtagGAAGTTGATGAACCATTGCAACTTGATATGTCTGAATTATATCTGAGTGACAACTTTCTTCATAATATTCAAGGCAACTGCCCTGGTAAGAATTATGATGTATGAACTGTTTTGATTATTGTTTCTGGTTATCGCATAAGAACtatgaccaaaatacttaagcatgATGATTTGCAGAAGTTAGATCACTGAAGAATTCTTTGCTTTTTAATCATGTAAAATCATGCAAACTGGATGCGTCCCTAACAAAATGAATGTTAGATGATTATATTCATGATCCCTGCTCTTATTCTTGAAGTTCAGTTTTGGTTGTATTTTACATGATTTTGCATCTaagaatcaagaaaaaataattcattATATTCTTTTCATATATTTTGAGTAGATTTTGCATTGGGAGTTACTTCTCAGCTCTCACATTACATATTGTCTATGTTATTGACTTGTAgtgcaataataataacaacaaccaaAAGCCATAATGTCCGAACAATCTttgtaacaatttttttttttgaattttagaaacacataaaaattcttctttcattgaTGGAAAAAATTTGTTTGTAAAGATGTGTTGTATCTCTTTTGTTGGCATGATGCTAGAAGTTTGGAGACTCTGCTTAATGATCTTGGaactttattaattttatatgtaCCAGCATCTGAATTTTAAGCCAAATGGTGTTTGTGTACTGCACATTATTAGTTGTAATCAAAGTTAATCATAGATTTTCTTGGGCCTGAGAATAAACACTTGGTATTTTTGTTTAGTATCTTCATAGCGGGAGAAGGTTATGTATATTTCTAATAGGACTTTAGcaaggttgggtcctactcaatcaagaagcagctaataaaaaacATGTTAATCGACTATCAATACCTATTCTTAAGAATAATtatgaatatttagatatctttcgTATCCATGGCTTCGACCTTATAAGAAACATAAATTAGAATAACGTTTTTTCTAGGTTatttaaatatcaataattcttATATTTGTTTTGATCTAATTGAACTTGAGATTTACTTTTTCACATCATGTTCAATtggttgaagatcaaattccatcCACATCCACATTCAcaaatgataataaaataaatcCATAAATCATCTCAAATTAGTCACCATCATTGTAATCTCTAAATTATGAAATTCCTATTACTTAATATTCTTTACCAACTCAATCCATTTATATTTGTGATTCTTCTAACATGTCTTTCCAAAACCCACCTTCTTTGGTAGGTAATCATGAATCCTCACCTTCCATTTTATGAGTCACTGCCAAGTTTGATGCATGCATCAACTTCATTCGGTTCCTATTCGGATATATCCGTCGCTTGAGTCGATGCAAGTTAGTGACTTACCATTGGTGGTTGATCTTCATCAGGCAAACACCACTACAAGAGCATCTTTTGGCTTACCTTTGAGTGAGTGAGTCACCTTCAAGAGGTATGGTCTATCATTTTATCCAACTCTAGAAACACCTCATTTCTTCAACTTGAATCCTCCTCTGTAATAAACCTCACCTAGCCGCCTTTATtcgataaagaagagtggctagggtttatatttgggcctttggactTTCTAGCCGTCGCGCCTCCCATTTTACTGAGCCAGTCggctagggttgagggcaaaaggggtaactcacttaggaagcagcccctagggctagggtttggagccctatataagcatgtagcctccatctctttgggaacaagatctatctacaattgcagccatatggtcgacttctaggagggtggaacccctatagcgttctaAGA harbors:
- the LOC103973527 gene encoding uncharacterized protein LOC103973527 isoform X1, translated to MEFTDAYKLTGPCCFSPNSRYLAVAVDYRLVIRDVVSLKVIQLYSCVDKISYIEWALDSEYILCGLHKRPVVQAWSLTQPEWTCKIDEGPAGIAYARWSPDSRHILTTSEFQVRLTVWSLLNTACVHVQWPKHASKGVSFTQDGKFAAVCTRRDCKDYINLLSCHTWEIMGTFAVDTIDLAGIEWSPDDSSIVIWDSLLEYKVLIYSPDGRCLFKYQAYESGLGVKTVAWSPCGQFLAVGSFDQILRALNHLTWKNFAEFTHVTTIRSPCNAVVFKEVDEPLQLDMSELYLSDNFLHNIQGNCPVPESAAEGNTRVKYKVMDFPVSLPFQKPAPDKPNPKQGIGLLSWSNDSQYVFTRNDNMPTILWIWDIRRLELATVLVQKDPIRTAAWDPTGPRLVLCTGSSQLYMWSPSGACCVNIPLSNFVVCDMKWNSDGSCLLLKDRESFCCSAVVSVLPDTSEGSSDGEDVY
- the LOC103973527 gene encoding uncharacterized protein LOC103973527 isoform X2, yielding MEFTDAYKLTGPCCFSPNSRYLAVAVDYRLVIRDVVSLKVIQLYSCVDKISYIEWALDSEYILCGLHKRPVVQAWSLTQPEWTCKIDEGPAGIAYARWSPDSRHILTTSEFQVRLTVWSLLNTACVHVQWPKHASKGVSFTQDGKFAAVCTRRDCKDYINLLSCHTWEIMGTFAVDTIDLAGIEWSPDDSSIVIWDSLLEYKVLIYSPDGRCLFKYQAYESGLGVKTVAWSPCGQFLAVGSFDQILRALNHLTWKNFAEFTHVTTIRSPCNAVVFKEVDEPLQLDMSELYLSDNFLHNIQGNCPVFMYFQFQKVLPRGTPESSTRLWIFLSVCHSKSQHQINPILNKESVYCHGATTVNMFSLAMTTCQPFFGYGILDVLSLLQYWCRKIQFEQQPGTLLAPVLSCAPAVPSCTCGAPQELVVSIFPCQILLSAI